In one window of Oscillospiraceae bacterium DNA:
- a CDS encoding iron ABC transporter permease: protein MRAGLRKAAGACACLILAAMTAALLLAAMKSGSIRLTWSELLRGLFQAYDARVAAVYDLRFPRILVALLAGAMLSGAGLLLQAALKNPLADPGLIGISGGAAFAAAAVAACFPALYLSLPLFAFLGGVLAFLVIYALSWKGGLDPVRILLIGVAIGAVFSGLTAVLDGMTAAGGVSVSAGGLTQRSWTDVTRLAGYAAAGLTAALALAPACNLMALDDRTVRGLGVRADRLRIVVSCAAVWLAAAATASVGVVPFLALLAPHIARRIVGQDHRILTPFALLLGAFTLLLADTVGRLAAAPREIPAAVVMSVAGGPFFIVLLRRRERIGR from the coding sequence ATGAGGGCGGGCCTGCGCAAGGCCGCCGGTGCGTGCGCCTGTCTGATCCTCGCCGCGATGACGGCCGCACTGCTGCTGGCGGCCATGAAATCCGGCAGCATTCGCCTCACTTGGAGTGAACTGCTGCGCGGACTGTTTCAGGCCTATGACGCGCGTGTAGCGGCGGTCTACGATCTGCGCTTCCCGCGCATTCTGGTCGCCCTACTGGCCGGCGCGATGCTTTCGGGCGCGGGGCTTTTGCTCCAGGCCGCGCTAAAAAATCCGCTGGCCGACCCCGGACTCATCGGCATCTCCGGCGGTGCGGCGTTTGCGGCGGCCGCGGTCGCCGCATGTTTTCCGGCGCTATATCTCTCGTTGCCGCTCTTTGCCTTCTTGGGCGGGGTACTCGCCTTTCTGGTGATCTACGCCCTCTCGTGGAAAGGTGGGCTCGACCCGGTACGCATCCTTCTCATCGGCGTGGCGATCGGCGCGGTGTTCTCGGGGCTCACCGCCGTGCTGGACGGCATGACCGCCGCCGGCGGCGTGTCGGTGTCGGCCGGCGGCCTTACCCAGCGTTCGTGGACGGACGTGACCCGTCTGGCCGGCTATGCCGCCGCGGGCCTCACCGCCGCGCTGGCGCTTGCCCCTGCCTGCAACCTGATGGCGCTGGATGACCGGACCGTGCGGGGGCTGGGCGTGCGCGCGGACCGTTTGCGCATTGTCGTCTCCTGCGCGGCGGTGTGGCTCGCCGCCGCCGCCACGGCGTCCGTCGGCGTCGTCCCCTTCCTCGCGCTGTTGGCGCCGCACATCGCGCGGCGGATCGTCGGACAGGACCATCGGATCCTCACGCCGTTTGCCCTGCTGCTCGGCGCCTTCACGTTGCTGCTGGCGGACACGGTGGGACGGCTGGCCGCCGCACCGCGCGAGATCCCGGCGGCGGTGGTCATGAGTGTCGCCGGCGGCCCGTTTTTTATCGTTCTGCTGCGAAGGAGGGAGCGAATTGGCCGCTGA
- a CDS encoding ABC transporter ATP-binding protein: MAADHLVVEDLHFSYGRTPVLRGVSLAVKPRTVTTLMGANACGKTTLLLLMTKHLRPDAGRILLDGRDIAGIQLKDFARRAAVVHQSSAAPDDLPVRALVAYGRAPHAVPLRGRTQADEARIDWAMEATGVADIAGQALGTLSGGQRQRAFLAMALAQDTKLLFLDEPTTFLDVRHQVETLRLVRRLGAAHGLTIVMVLHDINQALMYSDEVIGLKDGRVLAQGSPTAVIDRDVIFALYGIHLEVRTQEGRMWVLPV; encoded by the coding sequence TTGGCCGCTGATCATCTGGTCGTCGAAGACCTGCATTTCTCTTACGGCCGCACACCGGTGCTGCGCGGCGTCTCGCTCGCCGTGAAACCGCGAACGGTCACGACGCTGATGGGCGCGAACGCCTGCGGCAAGACAACCCTCCTGCTGCTGATGACAAAGCACCTGCGACCGGACGCCGGACGCATACTGCTTGACGGGCGGGACATCGCGGGGATACAATTAAAGGACTTCGCACGGCGCGCCGCCGTCGTACACCAGAGCAGCGCCGCGCCGGACGACCTGCCCGTGCGCGCGCTCGTAGCGTACGGCCGGGCCCCGCACGCCGTCCCGCTGCGGGGCCGGACCCAGGCGGACGAGGCGCGGATCGACTGGGCGATGGAGGCCACCGGGGTTGCGGACATCGCCGGTCAGGCGCTGGGCACGCTCTCGGGCGGACAGCGCCAGCGCGCCTTCCTCGCGATGGCGCTCGCTCAGGACACCAAGCTTTTGTTTTTGGACGAACCGACGACGTTTCTCGACGTGCGCCACCAGGTAGAGACGCTGCGGCTCGTGCGGCGGCTGGGCGCGGCGCATGGCCTCACAATCGTCATGGTGCTGCATGACATCAATCAGGCGCTCATGTACTCGGACGAAGTGATCGGTCTGAAGGACGGGCGCGTGCTCGCCCAAGGCTCGCCCACCGCCGTCATCGATCGGGACGTCATCTTCGCGCTCTACGGCATTCATCTGGAGGTACGCACGCAGGAGGGCCGGATGTGGGTCCTGCCCGTGTGA
- a CDS encoding YbaN family protein, with protein MKTIIKPLCILLGCLSLGLGALGVVLPVLPTTPFLLLTAFCFARGSTRFHNWFLGTNLYRRHLETFIKDKTMPMRTKLAICLPVTAMLLLAIWLAPIWHARVLIAVVLLGKWYYFLFRIRTVPTPKNQNSRGGTDV; from the coding sequence ATGAAAACGATCATCAAACCGCTGTGCATCCTGCTCGGATGTCTCTCCCTCGGCCTTGGCGCGCTCGGCGTGGTGCTGCCCGTGCTGCCAACGACGCCCTTTTTGCTGCTGACGGCCTTTTGTTTCGCGCGCGGCTCGACCCGGTTTCACAACTGGTTTCTCGGCACCAACCTTTACCGACGTCACCTTGAGACCTTCATCAAGGACAAGACCATGCCGATGCGCACAAAACTCGCCATCTGCCTCCCTGTCACCGCCATGCTGCTCCTCGCCATTTGGCTGGCCCCCATCTGGCACGCCCGCGTCCTCATCGCCGTCGTTTTGCTGGGCAAATGGTACTATTTTCTCTTCCGCATCCGTACGGTTCCTACCCCGAAAAATCAAAATTCCCGTGGAGGTACCGATGTTTGA
- a CDS encoding ABC transporter ATP-binding protein/permease has protein sequence MFDRRLMRFAERANRYVFLNVLLQWAGLLLGAVVVFSLAACLGRAPAAGMWSPLAAAAGAAGLRALCGLGAARASFLASAGVKRRLRQALYDKLLAFGPSYAETFFTAELLQTATEGVDQLEAYFGKYLPQFFFSLLAPPTLFCLLAPISLSVAGILLACTPLIPLIIALIRQMAKKMLGRHWKSYVTLGDAFLENLQGMTALKVYGADGARQARMRVEAETFRRSTMRVLQMQLGSIAVMDLIAYGGAALGVLLAVLGCANRTLDLPGALTVILLSAEFFLPLRLLGSYFHVAMNGLSASGRMFQILDTPLPANGTEAPPPGPLTVSLRDVSFSYDPARAALSGVTLTLAPGRLISLVGPSGSGKSTVAALLAGRRRGYTGQIGVGGIELRTLARESLSRRVTLVTHEDFVFAGTVADNLRLARPDASDEALTAALRQARIWDFLKNKGGLSMTLAARGTNLSGGQRQRLCLARALLRDSDVYLFDEAASSIDAESEASVMAVVRALARTKAVLLISHRLANVVASDQIYLLESGTVAESGTHAALLARGGAYARLWTRQAELEQYAKGGAAL, from the coding sequence ATGTTTGACCGACGCCTGATGCGGTTTGCCGAGAGGGCGAACCGGTATGTGTTTCTCAATGTTTTGTTACAATGGGCCGGGCTGCTGTTGGGGGCGGTGGTGGTGTTTTCCCTCGCCGCGTGCCTGGGTCGGGCGCCGGCGGCTGGAATGTGGAGTCCGCTGGCCGCCGCCGCCGGGGCGGCAGGGCTGCGGGCCTTGTGCGGCCTCGGGGCCGCCCGGGCCTCGTTTTTGGCGTCCGCCGGCGTGAAGCGGCGACTGCGGCAGGCGCTCTACGACAAACTGCTCGCATTTGGCCCGTCGTACGCCGAGACCTTCTTCACCGCCGAACTCCTGCAAACGGCGACGGAAGGGGTGGACCAGCTTGAGGCCTACTTTGGCAAATATCTCCCGCAGTTCTTCTTCAGCCTGCTAGCGCCGCCAACGCTGTTTTGTCTCCTCGCTCCGATCAGCCTCTCTGTGGCAGGGATCTTGCTCGCCTGCACCCCGCTGATCCCGCTGATCATCGCGCTGATCCGGCAGATGGCCAAGAAGATGCTGGGACGGCACTGGAAATCCTATGTGACGCTGGGCGACGCCTTTCTCGAAAACCTCCAGGGCATGACGGCACTGAAAGTCTACGGCGCGGACGGCGCGCGGCAGGCGCGGATGCGAGTGGAGGCGGAGACCTTTCGCCGCTCCACGATGCGGGTGCTCCAGATGCAGCTGGGCTCGATCGCCGTCATGGATCTCATCGCCTACGGCGGCGCGGCGCTCGGCGTGCTGCTCGCGGTGCTCGGCTGCGCCAACCGCACCCTCGACCTGCCGGGGGCGCTGACCGTGATCCTCCTGTCCGCCGAGTTCTTTTTGCCGCTGCGGCTGCTTGGCTCCTACTTTCACGTCGCGATGAACGGTTTGTCGGCCTCCGGCCGGATGTTCCAGATCTTGGACACCCCGCTGCCGGCGAATGGGACTGAGGCGCCGCCGCCGGGACCCCTGACGGTCTCACTGCGGGACGTATCCTTCTCCTACGACCCGGCGCGCGCGGCGCTCTCCGGCGTGACGCTCACGCTGGCCCCCGGGCGCCTCATCTCCCTCGTCGGTCCCTCCGGCAGCGGCAAGAGCACGGTGGCCGCGCTGCTCGCCGGGCGGCGGCGGGGCTACACGGGGCAGATCGGCGTCGGCGGGATCGAACTGCGCACGCTGGCCCGCGAGAGCCTGTCGCGCCGCGTCACCCTCGTGACGCACGAGGACTTCGTGTTCGCGGGCACCGTGGCGGACAACCTGCGCCTGGCCCGGCCGGACGCCTCCGACGAGGCGCTCACGGCGGCGTTGCGGCAGGCGCGAATATGGGATTTTTTAAAAAATAAGGGAGGCCTCTCGATGACCCTGGCGGCGCGCGGTACGAATCTCTCGGGCGGGCAGCGACAGCGGCTGTGCCTCGCGCGAGCGCTGCTGCGGGACAGCGACGTGTATCTCTTCGACGAGGCTGCTTCGAGCATCGACGCGGAAAGCGAAGCGTCCGTCATGGCGGTCGTGCGCGCGCTGGCGCGGACAAAGGCCGTCCTGCTGATCTCCCACCGGCTCGCAAACGTCGTCGCGTCGGACCAAATCTACCTGCTCGAGAGCGGAACCGTCGCCGAGTCGGGGACGCACGCGGCGCTTCTCGCGCGCGGCGGCGCTTACGCGCGCCTCTGGACGCGGCAGGCGGAACTGGAACAGTACGCGAAGGGGGGCGCCGCCCTGTGA
- a CDS encoding ABC transporter ATP-binding protein/permease — protein sequence MRRLLRLVGPLTGYMLLAVVLGALGHACAIFIPVLGGHALLRAAAPAGLLAALLILAAGRGVCRYGEQLLNHYIAFKLLAVLRDRVFAALRRLCPAKLETRGRGDLIALLTGDIELLEVFYAHTISPVAIAVLASLGMALFVGSFHPVLGLIAAAGYLTVGALLPVLTARAARAEAEPLRDQAGEFSNFYLDSLRGLADLMQLGQGCRRQAEMGRMTEEMEAVQGALRHRESRTGALSGFAVTVFSLFTLFAARLLGPAAGVDAADALLATLAVFSSFGPVLALSNLSGALPGTLAAGRRVLALLDETPETPEVLTGPTPSFTGAESRALSFSYDAHEVLRGLSVQIQQGTVTGIVGRSGSGKSTFLKLLMRFWRAPAGTLFLSGTALDRIPTAHLRTLEGYVTQETDLFHDTIEANIKLGRPDATRAEVTAAARKASVHDFIVSLPNGYDTQVGELGGTLSGGERQRIGLARAFLHNAPLLLLDEPTSNLDSLNEGVILRALRAESAGRTVVLVSHRRSTMGIADTVYTVDGGTMRDA from the coding sequence ATGCGCCGGCTCCTCCGACTGGTCGGACCTCTGACCGGATATATGCTGTTGGCCGTTGTGCTCGGCGCGCTGGGTCACGCCTGCGCCATCTTCATCCCGGTGCTCGGCGGGCACGCCCTGCTGCGCGCCGCCGCGCCGGCGGGGCTGCTCGCGGCGCTCCTCATTCTGGCCGCGGGCCGCGGGGTCTGCCGCTATGGCGAACAGCTCTTAAACCACTATATCGCGTTCAAACTGCTGGCCGTCCTCCGGGATCGGGTCTTCGCGGCGTTGCGCCGGCTCTGCCCGGCCAAACTGGAGACCCGGGGGCGCGGGGATCTGATCGCGCTGCTCACCGGCGACATCGAATTGCTGGAGGTGTTTTATGCCCACACGATCTCGCCCGTGGCCATCGCTGTCCTTGCGTCGCTGGGGATGGCGCTGTTTGTCGGATCTTTCCACCCGGTGCTCGGGTTGATCGCCGCCGCCGGCTACTTGACCGTGGGTGCACTCCTACCAGTGTTGACCGCTCGGGCGGCCCGGGCTGAGGCCGAACCGCTGCGGGACCAGGCCGGTGAATTTTCCAATTTTTACCTAGACAGTCTGCGCGGGCTGGCCGACCTCATGCAGCTTGGCCAGGGCTGCCGGCGGCAGGCGGAGATGGGCCGCATGACCGAAGAGATGGAGGCCGTCCAGGGTGCGCTCAGGCACCGCGAGAGCCGGACCGGGGCGCTCTCCGGCTTCGCCGTGACCGTCTTCTCCCTGTTCACGTTGTTCGCGGCCCGGCTGCTCGGGCCCGCGGCCGGGGTGGACGCCGCCGACGCCCTGCTTGCGACGCTCGCCGTGTTCTCTTCCTTCGGCCCCGTGCTGGCGCTGTCGAATCTCTCGGGCGCTCTGCCCGGCACCCTCGCGGCGGGCCGGCGCGTGCTGGCCCTGCTGGACGAGACGCCGGAGACGCCGGAGGTCCTGACGGGACCCACGCCGTCCTTCACGGGCGCGGAGAGCCGGGCCCTCTCCTTCTCTTACGACGCGCACGAGGTGCTGCGCGGGCTGTCGGTGCAGATCCAGCAGGGGACCGTCACAGGGATCGTGGGCCGGAGCGGGTCCGGGAAATCGACCTTTTTGAAGCTGCTCATGCGTTTCTGGCGCGCACCGGCGGGCACTCTCTTTTTGTCGGGCACCGCGCTTGACCGCATCCCAACGGCACATCTGCGGACGCTGGAGGGCTATGTGACCCAGGAGACCGATCTGTTTCACGACACAATCGAGGCCAACATCAAGTTGGGCCGGCCAGACGCCACGCGGGCGGAGGTGACGGCGGCGGCGCGCAAGGCGTCAGTGCACGACTTCATTGTCTCTCTGCCAAACGGGTACGACACACAGGTGGGGGAACTCGGCGGCACGCTTTCGGGCGGCGAGCGCCAGCGCATCGGGCTGGCCCGCGCCTTTTTGCACAACGCGCCGCTCTTGCTGCTTGACGAACCGACAAGCAACCTGGACAGCCTGAACGAGGGCGTCATCCTAAGAGCCCTGCGGGCGGAGTCCGCCGGTCGCACCGTCGTCCTCGTCTCGCACCGCCGCTCCACGATGGGCATTGCGGACACCGTCTATACCGTGGACGGCGGTACGATGCGCGACGCGTGA
- a CDS encoding leucine-rich repeat domain-containing protein, whose amino-acid sequence MLNFHRKRVELPETLQELGDAVFANNKSLESVRLPASLEAIGNAPFAFCPITTIEVKEGSAAAMVSVEDLASADASYVYY is encoded by the coding sequence GTGCTAAATTTTCATAGAAAACGTGTGGAATTACCGGAGACACTGCAGGAGTTGGGGGATGCGGTGTTTGCCAACAATAAATCGTTGGAATCCGTCAGACTTCCCGCTTCTTTGGAGGCGATTGGGAATGCTCCTTTTGCGTTTTGTCCCATAACCACCATCGAGGTCAAAGAAGGCTCGGCAGCCGCTATGGTTTCAGTGGAGGACTTGGCAAGCGCCGATGCCTCCTATGTGTATTATTGA